A region from the Acidiferrobacter sp. SPIII_3 genome encodes:
- a CDS encoding ISNCY family transposase: MAFPLVGSPLDFKGLVASLRELMQRFPDKRTGKNCVYAMEDAALAAFAVFTMQSPSFLAYQRTMKQTKGQSNAHTLFGMNLIPTDNCIRNLLDPVAPSHVTPLFEQTFEALNAGGHIDPFRVSLSSSQNGAGQLLIALDGTSYHHSHTVHCRQCTKIEHRKGEVSYQHTVVTPVVVSPERNQVIALAPEFVTPQDGHDKQDCETAAAKRWLTAHGARIKALNATILGDDLYSRQPMCETVLGLGLHFLFVCKPSSHVTLTESIKDLTAQGAIQTHQVLRRKGKKAWTDTYRFVNHVPLREGDDALAVNWLELTTQDAAGKQTYQNAWITQHALDKAHVAKVAEAGRARWRIENGNNNVLKTKGYHLEHNFGHGKKYLSSLLCTFNLLAFLLHTFQEITNQKYRVLRATLPTRKSFFDSIRALTTFMCFDSFEALLDFMLRGLDIDAPDSS; this comes from the coding sequence TTGGCTTTTCCGTTAGTTGGGAGCCCCCTTGATTTTAAGGGATTAGTGGCCTCCCTCAGGGAGTTGATGCAGCGGTTCCCGGACAAGCGGACGGGAAAGAACTGCGTCTACGCCATGGAAGACGCGGCCTTGGCGGCCTTTGCCGTGTTCACTATGCAAAGCCCTTCGTTTCTAGCCTATCAGAGGACGATGAAACAGACCAAAGGCCAGAGCAACGCGCACACGCTCTTTGGCATGAACCTGATCCCGACTGACAACTGCATCCGCAACCTGCTGGACCCGGTGGCGCCCAGTCATGTCACCCCCCTATTCGAACAGACATTCGAGGCACTGAACGCGGGCGGCCATATTGACCCTTTTCGCGTTTCTCTCTCCTCATCCCAGAACGGTGCCGGCCAGCTGCTGATCGCCCTAGACGGGACAAGCTATCACCATTCTCATACCGTCCATTGCCGGCAGTGCACGAAGATCGAACACAGGAAGGGCGAGGTCAGCTATCAGCACACGGTGGTTACACCGGTCGTGGTGTCTCCCGAACGCAACCAGGTCATCGCGCTGGCGCCGGAATTCGTGACCCCCCAGGACGGTCACGACAAGCAGGATTGTGAAACGGCGGCAGCCAAGCGGTGGCTTACCGCCCATGGTGCCCGCATCAAAGCGCTCAACGCGACGATTCTGGGCGACGACTTGTATAGCCGCCAGCCGATGTGCGAAACCGTCTTGGGCCTGGGACTCCATTTCCTTTTCGTGTGCAAGCCGAGCTCCCACGTCACGCTCACCGAATCGATCAAAGATCTCACCGCCCAGGGGGCTATACAGACTCACCAGGTCCTGCGCCGCAAGGGCAAGAAAGCCTGGACTGACACCTATCGTTTCGTCAACCACGTTCCCTTGCGCGAGGGCGACGATGCCCTAGCGGTCAATTGGCTGGAGTTGACCACCCAAGACGCCGCGGGCAAGCAGACATACCAGAACGCCTGGATCACCCAGCATGCACTCGATAAAGCTCATGTCGCGAAAGTCGCTGAAGCGGGCCGCGCGCGCTGGAGGATCGAGAATGGCAACAACAATGTTCTGAAGACCAAGGGGTACCATCTTGAACACAATTTTGGGCACGGCAAGAAGTATCTCTCCTCGCTGCTGTGCACCTTCAACCTGCTGGCCTTCCTGCTGCACACTTTCCAGGAAATAACCAACCAAAAATACCGCGTGTTGCGCGCGACCCTCCCCACCCGCAAAAGCTTTTTCGACAGCATTCGGGCGCTCACAACTTTTATGTGTTTCGACAGTTTCGAGGCCTTGCTCGACTTCATGCTGCGGGGTCTCGACATCGACGCGCCCGACAGCAGTTGA
- the hflK gene encoding FtsH protease activity modulator HflK: MAGWLVTGFYSVPQGDRAVLLQFGQAVRVTRPGAHWRWPAPLASDQVVSIRQIHVVAVGYRPMSKLYEGEPAPAEAAMLTGDQGIMRLQFAVQYRIVDPRHYLFNVDHSRKTIARAAEAVMRQAVADSSSNAILTHDAHQLAATVKARLQGLLDRYGAGVHIVAIKIQKATPPKSVLAALGKVVRAREDAKRYASEAQAYADSILPKASADGVAMIDKAHIYRAHVMAKARARSARFLALDKIYERAPLVTRERLLIDAMAHVYRKAHKVMVSGTSQTVVNVPMASPAKPPVLAGHAPAGAGNKR, translated from the coding sequence ATGGCGGGTTGGTTGGTGACAGGCTTCTACAGCGTACCCCAGGGCGACCGCGCGGTCTTGCTGCAATTCGGCCAGGCGGTGCGCGTCACGCGCCCTGGCGCCCATTGGCGCTGGCCGGCGCCGTTGGCAAGTGACCAGGTCGTCAGTATCCGCCAGATCCATGTCGTGGCGGTCGGGTACCGCCCGATGTCCAAGCTCTACGAAGGAGAACCGGCGCCCGCCGAGGCGGCTATGCTGACCGGCGACCAGGGAATCATGCGCCTGCAATTCGCGGTCCAGTATCGGATCGTCGATCCTCGTCATTATCTTTTCAATGTCGACCATTCCCGCAAGACCATCGCCCGCGCCGCCGAGGCGGTCATGCGTCAGGCCGTGGCCGACAGTTCGTCAAACGCCATCCTGACGCATGACGCCCATCAGCTCGCGGCAACGGTCAAGGCGCGATTACAGGGTCTATTGGATCGCTATGGGGCGGGTGTCCACATCGTCGCCATCAAGATCCAGAAGGCGACCCCCCCGAAAAGCGTGCTCGCGGCGCTGGGGAAGGTGGTGCGCGCGCGCGAGGATGCCAAGCGATATGCAAGCGAGGCACAGGCCTATGCCGATTCCATACTCCCCAAGGCCAGCGCCGATGGCGTGGCCATGATTGACAAGGCCCACATCTATCGCGCGCACGTCATGGCCAAGGCGCGCGCGCGTTCGGCGCGTTTTTTGGCGCTCGACAAGATCTATGAACGCGCGCCGCTCGTGACCCGCGAGCGGCTTTTGATAGACGCCATGGCGCATGTCTACCGCAAGGCGCATAAGGTGATGGTGTCGGGGACCAGCCAGACCGTGGTCAATGTGCCGATGGCGTCACCCGCGAAACCACCGGTCTTGGCGGGACACGCGCCGGCGGGTGCCGGGAACAAACGATGA
- the hflC gene encoding protease modulator HflC, with translation MRTRALWPFAAALAFVVVLLDATLYEVDAGQYAVVTTFGRIVQSRVGPGLHAKIPFVQNAHIFNARLLNLRVEPQALLTKGRKQVLVDAFVEYRIASFRRYLTSTGGSRHKAEERIREAAVTGFRRFFARRTLTQVLTGQGLGSLTKVVDAQAARYGLAIIDLRIQRLGLGDRVVDAIDKRMASDQLTRAARIEARAMAKAQVARGQADRKRARILAQAYEKAGVIRGRAQADAAAIYAKAYGHDPRFFVFYKSLRAYVRSFANRKTTLVIGPDSGFLRFLKNQGPYAK, from the coding sequence ATGAGGACGCGCGCCCTTTGGCCGTTTGCCGCGGCGCTGGCCTTCGTGGTCGTGCTCCTCGATGCCACGCTCTACGAGGTCGACGCCGGGCAATATGCCGTGGTCACGACCTTTGGGCGGATCGTCCAAAGCCGCGTGGGACCCGGACTGCATGCCAAGATACCGTTTGTGCAAAACGCGCATATCTTCAATGCCCGACTCTTGAACCTGCGCGTGGAGCCACAGGCCCTGCTCACCAAAGGCCGCAAACAGGTGCTGGTGGACGCCTTCGTCGAGTATCGGATCGCAAGCTTCCGCCGTTACCTGACCAGCACCGGAGGGTCGCGACATAAGGCCGAGGAACGCATCCGTGAGGCGGCGGTGACCGGGTTCCGACGATTTTTTGCACGGCGCACGCTCACCCAGGTGCTCACGGGCCAGGGCCTTGGGTCCCTGACGAAAGTGGTGGATGCGCAGGCCGCGCGCTACGGGCTTGCGATCATCGATCTGCGCATTCAGCGTCTAGGGCTTGGAGATCGCGTCGTCGACGCCATCGACAAACGCATGGCATCCGATCAGCTGACCCGCGCCGCGCGCATCGAGGCGCGCGCCATGGCCAAGGCGCAGGTGGCACGTGGACAGGCCGACCGCAAGCGCGCCCGGATTCTCGCTCAGGCCTACGAGAAGGCGGGGGTCATACGCGGCCGCGCGCAGGCCGACGCCGCCGCGATCTATGCCAAGGCCTATGGTCACGATCCGCGTTTCTTCGTGTTTTACAAGAGTCTGCGCGCCTACGTGCGGAGCTTCGCCAACCGGAAAACGACCCTCGTCATCGGTCCCGACAGCGGATTTCTGCGTTTTCTGAAAAACCAGGGGCCCTATGCAAAATGA
- a CDS encoding ATP phosphoribosyltransferase regulatory subunit — MRRDRWLLPVGVEEILPPAARHAEQVRRRLLDLLDSWGYDLVMPPLVEYLESLLTGVGHELDLKTFKLTDQLTGRLMGLRADMTPQAARIDAHYLRRDTPVRLCYLGPVVRTRPDEFGGAREPWQIGAELFGQSGPRADAEVLRLMLALLECAGFSSLHVDIGHVGVYRALAREAGMEEAVEQELHEALRRRSRAEVDAILADLTLPARSDRHLRALIDLHGAEAQFMALEAMLADAGPEVRVALTDLKAMWRAVDQAHPGIKWHFDLAELSGYGYHTGVVFSAFVEGYGQAIAQGGRYDEIGHAFGRSRPAVGFSADLRLLLKLRDEPAQAPPAILAPCCDDKALREAVRALRARGERVIEILREGAEQDRDTGCDRELVQQDGRWTVVARR, encoded by the coding sequence ATGAGGCGCGATCGCTGGCTTTTGCCTGTGGGAGTGGAAGAAATATTGCCGCCGGCGGCGCGCCACGCCGAGCAGGTCCGTCGGCGACTGCTGGACCTCCTCGACAGCTGGGGCTATGACCTCGTCATGCCGCCGCTCGTGGAGTATCTGGAATCCCTACTCACGGGCGTCGGACATGAACTCGACCTAAAGACCTTCAAGCTCACGGATCAGTTGACAGGTCGGCTCATGGGCCTGCGCGCGGACATGACGCCACAGGCTGCGCGCATCGATGCCCACTACCTGCGCCGTGATACCCCGGTGCGACTTTGTTATCTGGGGCCGGTGGTGCGCACGCGCCCCGATGAATTCGGGGGGGCGCGCGAACCCTGGCAGATCGGCGCGGAACTCTTCGGACAATCAGGGCCGCGCGCCGATGCCGAGGTCCTGCGGCTCATGTTGGCGCTCCTCGAGTGCGCCGGTTTTTCCAGTCTTCATGTGGATATTGGTCACGTAGGCGTGTATCGTGCCCTGGCGCGCGAGGCGGGCATGGAGGAGGCGGTCGAGCAGGAGCTCCACGAGGCGCTCCGGCGCCGGTCGCGCGCCGAGGTCGATGCGATCCTGGCGGACCTCACGCTGCCTGCGCGCAGCGACCGCCACCTGCGGGCATTGATCGATCTTCACGGGGCCGAGGCGCAGTTTATGGCGCTGGAGGCGATGCTGGCCGATGCCGGCCCGGAGGTCCGGGTCGCCCTCACTGACCTTAAGGCCATGTGGCGGGCGGTCGACCAGGCCCATCCCGGCATCAAGTGGCACTTCGATCTCGCCGAGCTGAGCGGCTATGGCTATCACACGGGCGTGGTGTTCTCGGCCTTCGTGGAAGGCTATGGACAGGCCATCGCGCAGGGTGGGCGCTACGATGAGATCGGGCACGCCTTCGGGCGGTCACGGCCGGCGGTGGGATTCAGCGCCGATCTGCGGCTGCTTCTCAAACTGCGTGATGAGCCCGCCCAGGCGCCGCCCGCAATCCTCGCGCCGTGCTGCGATGACAAGGCCTTGCGCGAGGCGGTGCGCGCGTTGCGCGCGCGCGGCGAGAGGGTGATCGAAATTTTGCGTGAGGGCGCGGAACAGGACCGGGACACGGGCTGCGATCGCGAGCTCGTACAACAAGACGGCCGGTGGACGGTCGTAGCGAGGCGTTAG
- a CDS encoding adenylosuccinate synthase, protein MAKNIVVIGTQWGDEGKGKIVDLLTERASAVVRFQGGHNAGHTLVISGQKTVLHLIPSGILRRDVRCYIGNGVVLAVGPLFDEVVALERAGVPVLDRLKISDACPLILPHHIALDVARERARGAAAIGTTGRGIGPAYEDKVSRRGLRLGDIFDETSFAAKLKDVMAYHNFTLEHFFHAPTVSYEDTLAEIMGYRDRLAKICCDVPEALDAHKARGESLLFEGAQGTFLDIDHGTYPFVTSSNTSAGAAATGSGVGPHVLHYVLGITKAYATRVGAGPFPTELFDAVGDRLGDRGQEFGATTGRKRRCGWFDAVAVRRARQINGFSGLCITKLDVLDGLDTVKICVAYEVDGKRRGTPPAAAETLARCQPVYEEMPGWGESTVGIRRLEELPSNARRYLDRLQELTGTPIDIISTGADREETIVVRDPFQE, encoded by the coding sequence ATGGCAAAGAACATCGTGGTAATCGGTACCCAATGGGGGGATGAAGGGAAGGGCAAGATCGTCGATCTCCTGACCGAGCGCGCCTCCGCGGTCGTGCGCTTTCAGGGCGGTCATAACGCCGGCCATACGCTGGTCATATCCGGCCAAAAGACAGTCCTGCACCTCATACCCTCGGGAATCCTGAGGCGCGATGTCCGATGCTACATAGGGAACGGCGTCGTGCTTGCGGTAGGGCCCTTGTTCGATGAGGTGGTGGCCCTGGAACGAGCCGGAGTCCCGGTCCTTGACCGCCTGAAGATCAGCGATGCCTGTCCGCTCATCCTGCCGCACCATATCGCCCTCGACGTCGCCCGCGAGCGCGCGCGGGGCGCCGCCGCCATAGGGACCACGGGCCGCGGCATCGGGCCGGCCTACGAAGACAAGGTCTCGCGGCGCGGCCTGCGGCTTGGAGATATCTTTGATGAGACCTCGTTTGCCGCAAAACTGAAGGATGTGATGGCCTATCACAACTTCACCCTCGAGCACTTCTTCCATGCCCCGACGGTAAGCTACGAAGACACGCTGGCCGAGATCATGGGTTATCGCGACCGGCTCGCGAAGATCTGTTGTGATGTCCCGGAGGCCCTCGACGCTCATAAGGCGCGTGGTGAATCCCTGCTCTTTGAAGGGGCGCAGGGCACCTTCCTCGACATCGATCACGGCACCTATCCGTTCGTAACCTCCTCGAACACCAGCGCCGGTGCCGCCGCCACCGGGTCCGGCGTCGGCCCGCATGTGCTCCATTACGTGCTCGGAATCACCAAGGCCTACGCCACGCGCGTCGGGGCCGGCCCGTTTCCCACGGAACTGTTCGACGCCGTCGGTGATCGGCTCGGTGATCGCGGCCAGGAATTCGGCGCCACCACCGGTCGCAAGCGTCGCTGTGGATGGTTCGATGCCGTAGCCGTGCGCCGCGCGCGCCAGATCAATGGGTTTTCGGGGCTTTGCATCACCAAGCTCGACGTCCTGGACGGCCTCGATACGGTGAAGATCTGCGTCGCCTACGAGGTCGACGGCAAGCGTCGTGGAACGCCTCCGGCGGCGGCCGAGACCCTGGCGCGATGCCAGCCGGTGTATGAGGAGATGCCGGGATGGGGCGAATCGACGGTCGGAATTCGCCGCCTCGAGGAATTACCGTCCAATGCCCGGCGCTACCTCGATCGGCTCCAGGAACTGACCGGCACGCCCATCGACATCATATCGACCGGCGCGGATCGCGAGGAGACCATCGTGGTACGTGATCCATTTCAGGAATAA
- the rnr gene encoding ribonuclease R, translating into MSTRNDPPQFHDPEAEREAQNYEFPVPSREAVMAYLGSQDEPVPLRQLLEDLGVRGERDVESFGRRLRAMERDGQLLKNRRGRYGLVQRMDLIQGRVIGHADGFGFLAREDGNDDLFIPAREMRKVLHGDRVVAHVASLDARGRGECLIVEVLERAQKQVVGRYREERGVAFVTPDDRRIGRDIMLGDDPGAMTAHAGEIVVCEILEQPTAKSPPVGRIIEVLGDRDAPGMEIAIALRKYDLPHEFGQAVQDQVAGLAPTIDAAEAARREDLRDLPLVTIDGEDARDFDDAVYCEKNRGGWRLVVAIADVSYYVRSGTALDEEARARGNSVYFPKAVIPMLPEVLSNGLCSLNPDVDRLCMACEIQLDRYGKFKKYRFFEAVMRSRARLTYTEVASLLAGAAQAAPERAALMPALEALYGLYRVLHGARAKRGSVDFELPETRIVFDANRKIERIEPLVRNDAHKLIEECMLAANVCAAQFLIDQGAPALFRVHAGPTAQKLKDLRVMLFEMGLELSGGDKPSGKDYAALLAQAPPGPEGRLLQTLLLRSLSQAMYGPEDIGHFALGYEHYTHFTSPIRRYPDLIVHRAIKSALGKTPARVPDMSMKALGEHCSQTERRADDATRDVIRSLKTEYMADKVGQEFDAVVSGVMAFGLFVELADIYVDGLVHVSSLGHDYYHFDPAHHRMVGERTGQHYRLGDAVRVRLLRVDIDEGKLDFELIAQTTERAARPDGAARPRRRRRSRRG; encoded by the coding sequence ATGTCAACGCGAAACGATCCCCCACAATTCCACGACCCCGAGGCCGAGCGAGAGGCCCAGAACTATGAGTTTCCCGTGCCGAGCCGCGAGGCCGTCATGGCCTATCTCGGATCACAGGATGAGCCGGTCCCGCTACGCCAGCTGCTGGAAGACCTGGGGGTACGCGGCGAACGGGATGTCGAGTCCTTCGGGCGGCGCTTGCGCGCCATGGAACGTGATGGCCAGCTCCTGAAGAATCGTCGCGGGCGCTATGGCCTGGTGCAGCGCATGGATCTCATCCAGGGGCGCGTGATCGGCCATGCGGATGGCTTCGGATTCCTGGCGCGCGAAGATGGCAATGACGACCTGTTCATACCGGCGCGCGAGATGCGCAAGGTCCTGCACGGCGACCGCGTGGTGGCCCATGTGGCCAGCCTCGACGCCCGCGGACGCGGCGAATGCCTGATCGTGGAGGTCCTGGAGCGCGCTCAGAAGCAGGTCGTGGGGCGCTACCGCGAGGAGCGCGGGGTGGCGTTCGTAACCCCCGACGATCGCCGTATCGGGCGCGACATCATGCTCGGCGACGACCCCGGGGCGATGACCGCTCACGCCGGCGAGATCGTGGTCTGCGAGATACTGGAGCAGCCGACCGCCAAGAGCCCGCCTGTCGGACGCATCATCGAGGTACTTGGCGATCGCGACGCGCCGGGGATGGAGATCGCGATCGCGCTACGCAAATACGATCTCCCGCATGAGTTCGGCCAAGCCGTGCAAGACCAGGTGGCCGGTCTTGCGCCCACCATAGACGCCGCGGAGGCGGCGCGCCGGGAAGACCTGCGTGACCTGCCGCTTGTCACCATAGACGGGGAGGATGCACGCGATTTTGACGATGCCGTCTATTGCGAGAAGAACCGCGGAGGCTGGCGGCTCGTGGTCGCGATCGCCGATGTGTCGTACTATGTGAGGTCCGGCACCGCGCTCGACGAAGAGGCCCGGGCGCGCGGAAATTCGGTCTATTTCCCGAAGGCCGTGATCCCCATGCTCCCCGAGGTGCTGTCAAACGGCCTGTGCTCCCTGAACCCCGATGTCGATCGGCTCTGCATGGCCTGCGAAATCCAGCTGGACCGATACGGCAAGTTCAAGAAATATCGCTTTTTCGAGGCCGTCATGCGATCCCGCGCGCGCCTCACCTATACCGAGGTCGCCTCCCTGCTTGCCGGCGCCGCCCAGGCGGCGCCGGAACGCGCTGCGCTCATGCCGGCCCTGGAGGCCCTCTACGGCCTTTACCGGGTTTTGCATGGCGCCCGTGCGAAACGCGGATCCGTCGACTTCGAGTTGCCCGAGACCCGCATCGTATTCGACGCCAACCGCAAGATCGAGCGCATAGAACCGCTGGTGCGCAATGATGCCCATAAGCTCATCGAGGAATGCATGCTGGCGGCCAATGTCTGTGCCGCGCAATTTCTCATCGATCAGGGCGCGCCGGCGCTCTTTCGGGTGCACGCCGGACCGACAGCGCAGAAACTGAAGGATCTGCGCGTCATGCTCTTCGAGATGGGGCTCGAGCTAAGTGGTGGCGACAAGCCGAGCGGGAAGGATTATGCGGCGCTGCTCGCGCAGGCCCCACCCGGCCCCGAGGGGCGACTCCTGCAGACGCTGCTCCTGCGTAGCCTGAGCCAGGCGATGTACGGCCCCGAGGATATCGGCCACTTCGCCCTGGGCTACGAGCATTACACCCATTTCACCTCGCCGATCCGTCGCTATCCGGACCTCATCGTGCACCGCGCCATCAAGAGTGCGCTCGGGAAAACACCGGCGCGCGTCCCGGACATGTCGATGAAAGCCCTTGGCGAACACTGCTCGCAGACCGAACGACGCGCCGACGACGCCACGCGTGATGTGATCCGCTCGCTGAAGACCGAATATATGGCCGACAAGGTCGGGCAGGAGTTCGACGCGGTGGTGAGCGGGGTGATGGCCTTTGGGCTTTTCGTCGAACTCGCCGATATCTACGTCGATGGCCTGGTGCATGTGTCCTCGCTCGGCCACGACTACTATCACTTCGACCCGGCCCATCACCGCATGGTCGGGGAGCGCACCGGCCAACACTACCGGCTCGGCGATGCCGTACGCGTGCGATTGCTGCGCGTCGACATAGACGAGGGCAAACTCGATTTCGAACTCATCGCGCAGACCACAGAGAGGGCGGCGCGCCCCGACGGCGCTGCGCGCCCCAGGCGCCGCCGCCGATCGCGCCGTGGCTGA
- the rlmB gene encoding 23S rRNA (guanosine(2251)-2'-O)-methyltransferase RlmB → MADDSAFAELIAGPHAVSAALKAHPDTVDCVWIAKERSDERMHGIVALARAAHVLVRQSPRTALDRMAPGLAHQGVLARRRHVERAREEDLMAHLGRLAQPLVLVLDGVQDPHNLGACLRSAEGAGVDLVIVPRHARAPLSAVASRAACGAAERLPLYEVANLARTLRALKEAGLWVVGAAADAQTSLHDSPPPTPTAWVLGGEGSGLRRLTREACDVLVRIPMHGHTESLNVSVATGLCLYESVRARAAAKTRSPEIALPPINH, encoded by the coding sequence GTGGCTGACGATAGCGCGTTCGCGGAGCTGATCGCGGGCCCGCACGCGGTATCGGCGGCCCTGAAGGCCCATCCCGATACCGTCGATTGCGTATGGATCGCCAAGGAGCGGTCCGATGAGCGCATGCACGGTATCGTGGCCCTGGCGCGCGCGGCGCACGTGCTGGTGCGCCAGAGCCCGCGCACGGCCCTCGACCGCATGGCCCCGGGGCTCGCGCACCAAGGGGTGCTGGCGCGCCGCCGACACGTGGAGCGCGCGCGCGAAGAGGATCTCATGGCCCATCTAGGACGTCTGGCGCAGCCCCTGGTGCTAGTCTTGGACGGGGTGCAGGATCCGCACAACCTCGGGGCCTGCCTGCGTAGCGCCGAGGGCGCGGGGGTGGATCTCGTGATCGTGCCACGACATGCCCGCGCGCCCCTGTCGGCGGTCGCCTCGCGCGCGGCGTGCGGGGCCGCCGAACGTCTGCCGCTCTACGAAGTGGCCAATCTCGCGCGGACCTTGCGCGCACTGAAAGAGGCCGGGTTGTGGGTGGTGGGCGCGGCCGCCGATGCCCAAACCTCCCTGCACGACAGCCCGCCGCCGACCCCCACCGCATGGGTCTTGGGCGGGGAGGGATCGGGGTTGCGGCGCCTGACCCGGGAGGCCTGCGATGTGCTGGTACGCATCCCCATGCACGGGCACACCGAGAGCCTGAACGTCTCCGTGGCCACCGGGCTGTGCCTTTATGAAAGCGTGCGCGCACGGGCTGCCGCCAAGACCCGCTCCCCGGAAATTGCGTTACCCCCCATAAATCACTAG
- the rpsF gene encoding 30S ribosomal protein S6 has translation MRHYEIVFLVHPDQSEQVPAMIERYRSLIEGGDGRIHRLEDWGRRQLAYPISKVHKAHYVLMNIECTPAILAELETAFKFNDAVIRTLTLARDEAVTAPSPLAKENQDAAPARPVRARSDEDGAERDTAETSA, from the coding sequence ATGCGTCATTATGAAATCGTGTTCCTGGTCCACCCGGACCAGAGCGAGCAGGTACCCGCCATGATCGAGCGCTATCGCTCGCTCATAGAAGGCGGCGACGGCCGCATCCATAGGCTCGAGGATTGGGGTCGGCGCCAGCTCGCCTATCCGATCAGCAAGGTCCACAAGGCCCACTACGTGCTCATGAACATCGAATGCACGCCAGCGATCCTGGCCGAGCTCGAGACCGCGTTCAAGTTCAATGATGCCGTGATCCGGACACTGACGCTTGCGCGCGACGAGGCGGTCACCGCGCCATCACCGCTGGCCAAGGAAAACCAGGACGCAGCGCCGGCACGACCGGTGCGGGCGCGTAGTGACGAAGACGGGGCCGAGCGGGACACCGCCGAGACCTCGGCCTAA
- the rpsR gene encoding 30S ribosomal protein S18, with protein MSRFFRRKKFCKFTAEGTVEIDYKDLATLKAYITETGKIIPSRNTGTKARYQRQLARAVKLARHLALLPYSDAHN; from the coding sequence ATGTCGCGCTTTTTTCGCCGCAAGAAGTTCTGCAAGTTTACTGCCGAAGGCACAGTCGAGATCGATTACAAGGATCTCGCGACCCTGAAGGCCTACATCACCGAGACCGGCAAGATCATCCCGAGCCGGAATACCGGCACCAAGGCCCGCTATCAGCGTCAGCTCGCGCGTGCCGTGAAACTCGCCCGGCATCTCGCGCTTTTGCCATATAGCGACGCGCACAACTAA
- the rplI gene encoding 50S ribosomal protein L9, with protein MQIILLEKIRNLGDLGDQVTVKPGFGRNFLIPKGKAVRATPENKARFESERAERERRQQEQLANARARAERLGGLTIQLVRKAGEEGRIFGSVGTSDIAEAMVAAGFEITKAEIELPNGPLKTVGDHELQVSLHSEVTATIIVSVVAES; from the coding sequence ATGCAGATCATTCTCCTTGAGAAAATCCGGAATCTCGGCGACCTCGGCGACCAGGTGACCGTGAAGCCCGGCTTCGGGCGCAACTTCCTGATCCCGAAGGGTAAGGCGGTGCGCGCCACGCCCGAGAACAAGGCGCGCTTCGAGTCCGAGCGCGCGGAACGCGAGCGGCGTCAGCAAGAACAGCTGGCGAATGCGCGGGCGCGTGCCGAACGGCTCGGCGGGCTCACCATACAGCTGGTCCGCAAGGCCGGGGAAGAGGGCCGCATCTTCGGGTCGGTGGGGACATCCGATATCGCCGAGGCCATGGTCGCTGCCGGTTTCGAGATCACCAAGGCCGAGATCGAGCTGCCCAATGGGCCGCTGAAGACCGTGGGGGATCACGAGCTGCAGGTGAGCCTGCATTCCGAGGTGACGGCCACCATCATCGTGTCAGTCGTCGCGGAATCCTAG